One stretch of Leadbetterella byssophila DSM 17132 DNA includes these proteins:
- a CDS encoding helix-turn-helix domain-containing protein has product MYQINLTVNIGHNIKRIREVKNISRKELYIDAKISAATLFRLENNKVKYINTDHLHRIAKCLSVDIRELLS; this is encoded by the coding sequence ATGTATCAAATCAACTTAACTGTAAACATAGGACACAACATAAAAAGAATTAGAGAAGTCAAAAATATAAGTAGGAAGGAACTATATATTGATGCCAAGATATCCGCAGCCACTTTGTTCCGACTAGAAAACAATAAAGTGAAATACATCAATACGGATCATTTGCATAGAATTGCAAAATGTTTAAGTGTCGATATTAGAGAACTTCTGTCCTAA
- a CDS encoding RNA recognition motif domain-containing protein: MNIFVAKLNYDTTDDTLLGAFQEYGAVDSAKVIFDKFTGRSKGFGFVEMPNDAEAQAAINGLNETELDGRTIVVKVAEPKGERPQRRERY, encoded by the coding sequence ATGAACATTTTCGTAGCAAAGTTGAATTACGACACTACAGACGACACGCTTTTAGGAGCATTTCAAGAGTACGGAGCAGTAGATTCGGCTAAAGTCATTTTTGACAAGTTTACTGGCCGCTCAAAAGGCTTCGGTTTTGTAGAGATGCCAAACGATGCGGAAGCTCAGGCGGCAATCAACGGATTGAACGAGACTGAGCTAGATGGTCGTACCATCGTAGTAAAAGTTGCCGAACCAAAAGGAGAGAGACCACAGAGAAGAGAGAGATATTAA